In Mytilus edulis chromosome 7, xbMytEdul2.2, whole genome shotgun sequence, a single genomic region encodes these proteins:
- the LOC139480977 gene encoding heat shock 70 kDa protein 12A-like isoform X1 — protein sequence MGNILSRKKKQKKKKTVRKNNADEIDKKEQTEEDKMPHNVHVQFGDGQTGTLTDIVRPQEITVEVNVERKPISTKHLKLMVAAIDFGTTFSGFAHCMRDNMTKIYCHDWHMTYGITNKAPTSVLFKPDMTFDSFGYEAEEHYHNPEDDEDLSKWYFFRNFKMILYEYKKQFNVETEIEDMVPGPQKAKMKAIDVFSAIIKYFKKLLLDKAQKSYINLSENDILWVITVPGIWDLKAKQFMRESAIQAGIPSDQLILALEPEAASLYCRKMPIFVEEKQDGDKTISQLPIGSKYIVLDQGGGTIDITVHEVMPEGNLKEIHQACGGVWGSNSINKEFNHFLCQVFGDDVMSTFQTNHPSDFFEIMNEFERKKISYTGERGRERIKFSYLVAYYKQVKEVDITETLKATQFKDTVQFDRDKASLKTELFKSFYDEPVAFIVDYLRDLLDKTSINTEDNPIKTILAVGGFSKSKVLIDKIKSSFPDLAIVVPADADLAVLKGAIIYAFEPESVTCRVSQYTYGVPNFTPYDARVHKDRRISRIGPQRKPMVDDSFDKHIEIGQILEIGQFQQEHEYYPTTEEHKSIVLDFYASEEKNPKFTDEENCYCLGMLHFDITRQARIFVKLNASGTELVAVARVDGENQEIQGYFSLI from the exons ATGGGGAACATATTGAGTAGAAAG AAGAAGCAGAAGAAGAAAAAGACTGTAAGAAAAAATAATGCAGACGAAATTGACAAAAAGGAGCAAACTGAAGAGGATAAGATGCCGCACAATGTTCATGTTCAATTTGGTGATGGTCAAACTGGTACCTTAACGGATATAGTTAGACCACAG GAAATAACAGTCGAAGTTAACGTAGAGAGAAAACCAATA AGCACAAAACACTTAAAGCTAATGGTTGCAGCTATAGACTTTGGAACCACATTCTCAGGGTTTGCACACTGTATGCGAGataatatgacaaaaatatattgcCATGATTGGCACATGACATATGGGATTACAAATAAGGCACCAACGTCTGTTCTTTTCAAACCAGACATGACGTTCGACAGTTTTGGTTATGAAGCAGAAGAGCATTATCATAATCCAGAAGATGATGAAGATCTTAGTAAATGGTACTTTTTTCGAAACTTCAAGATGATTCTTTACGAATACAAG AAACAATTTAATGTTGAAACAGAAATTGAGGATATGGTACCTGGACCCCAAAAGGCGAAAATGAAGGCAATAGATGTATTTTCAGCTATCATTAAATACTTCAAAAAACTACTCCTTGATAAAGCACAGAAAAGTTATATAAATCTATCAGAAAATGATATACTCTGGGTTATAACAGTACCAGGAATATGGGATCTAAAGGCAAAACAATTCATGAGAGAATCTGCTATTCAG GCAGGAATTCCGTCTGACCAGTTAATATTAGCACTAGAACCGGAAGCAGCATCCTTATATTGCAGAAAAATGCCAATATTTGTAGAAGAAAAACAGGATGGTGATAAGACTATTTCTCAACTACCTATTGGATCGAAATATATTGTTCTTGACCAAGGAG GTGGAACAATTGATATAACAGTTCATGAAGTCATGCCAGAAGGTAATCTGAAGGAAATACACCAAGCTTGTGGAGGAGTTTGGGGTTCTAACAgtataaataaagaatttaatCACTTTTTGTGTCAGGTATTTGGAGATGATGTAATGTCGACTTTTCAAACAAACCATCCAtcagatttttttgaaataatgaaTGAATTCGAACGTAAGAAAATAAGTTATACTGGAGAAAGAGGAAGGGAACGTATTAAATTCTCGTATTTAGTTGCCTATTACAAACAAGTTAAAGAGGTAGACATTACAGAAACTTTAAAAGCAACACAGTTTAAAGACACAGTTCAATTTGATAGAGATAAGGCTTCTCTAAAAACAGAATTGTTTAAGTCATTTTATGACGAACCAGTGGCGTTTATTGTAGATTATTTGAGAGATCTTCTTGACAAGACGTCAATAAATACTGAAGATAACCCAATCAAAACTATTTTAGCAGTGGGAGggttttcaaaatcaaaagttctaATAGACAAAATTAAGTCATCATTTCCTGATCTTGCAATCGTGGTACCTGCAGATGCCGATTTGGCCGTGCTAAAAGGAGCAATAATATATGCTTTTGAACCAGAATCTGTTACATGTCGTGTTTCCCAATATACATATGGGGTTCCAAACTTTACACCTTACGATGCAAGAGTTCATAAGGATAGACGAATATCTAGAATAGGTCCTCAAAGAAAACCAATGGTTGACGATTCATTTGATAAACATATTGAAATAGGACAGATTTTAGAAATCGGACAATTTCAACAAGAGCATGAATATTATCCTACTACCGAAGAACATAAATCAATCGTTCTGGATTTTTATGCATCAGAAGAAAAGAATCCTAAATTTACTGACGAAGAAAATTGCTATTGTTTAGGAATGCTTCATTTTGATATAACACGTCAAGCAAGAATATTTGTAAAACTTAATGCAAGTGGTACCGAACTAGTGGCTGTGGCAAGAGTAGACGGTGAAAATCAAGAAATTCAAGGCTATTTTAgtcttatataa
- the LOC139480977 gene encoding heat shock 70 kDa protein 12A-like isoform X2 has product MTFDSFGYEAEEHYHNPEDDEDLSKWYFFRNFKMILYEYKKQFNVETEIEDMVPGPQKAKMKAIDVFSAIIKYFKKLLLDKAQKSYINLSENDILWVITVPGIWDLKAKQFMRESAIQAGIPSDQLILALEPEAASLYCRKMPIFVEEKQDGDKTISQLPIGSKYIVLDQGGGTIDITVHEVMPEGNLKEIHQACGGVWGSNSINKEFNHFLCQVFGDDVMSTFQTNHPSDFFEIMNEFERKKISYTGERGRERIKFSYLVAYYKQVKEVDITETLKATQFKDTVQFDRDKASLKTELFKSFYDEPVAFIVDYLRDLLDKTSINTEDNPIKTILAVGGFSKSKVLIDKIKSSFPDLAIVVPADADLAVLKGAIIYAFEPESVTCRVSQYTYGVPNFTPYDARVHKDRRISRIGPQRKPMVDDSFDKHIEIGQILEIGQFQQEHEYYPTTEEHKSIVLDFYASEEKNPKFTDEENCYCLGMLHFDITRQARIFVKLNASGTELVAVARVDGENQEIQGYFSLI; this is encoded by the exons ATGACGTTCGACAGTTTTGGTTATGAAGCAGAAGAGCATTATCATAATCCAGAAGATGATGAAGATCTTAGTAAATGGTACTTTTTTCGAAACTTCAAGATGATTCTTTACGAATACAAG AAACAATTTAATGTTGAAACAGAAATTGAGGATATGGTACCTGGACCCCAAAAGGCGAAAATGAAGGCAATAGATGTATTTTCAGCTATCATTAAATACTTCAAAAAACTACTCCTTGATAAAGCACAGAAAAGTTATATAAATCTATCAGAAAATGATATACTCTGGGTTATAACAGTACCAGGAATATGGGATCTAAAGGCAAAACAATTCATGAGAGAATCTGCTATTCAG GCAGGAATTCCGTCTGACCAGTTAATATTAGCACTAGAACCGGAAGCAGCATCCTTATATTGCAGAAAAATGCCAATATTTGTAGAAGAAAAACAGGATGGTGATAAGACTATTTCTCAACTACCTATTGGATCGAAATATATTGTTCTTGACCAAGGAG GTGGAACAATTGATATAACAGTTCATGAAGTCATGCCAGAAGGTAATCTGAAGGAAATACACCAAGCTTGTGGAGGAGTTTGGGGTTCTAACAgtataaataaagaatttaatCACTTTTTGTGTCAGGTATTTGGAGATGATGTAATGTCGACTTTTCAAACAAACCATCCAtcagatttttttgaaataatgaaTGAATTCGAACGTAAGAAAATAAGTTATACTGGAGAAAGAGGAAGGGAACGTATTAAATTCTCGTATTTAGTTGCCTATTACAAACAAGTTAAAGAGGTAGACATTACAGAAACTTTAAAAGCAACACAGTTTAAAGACACAGTTCAATTTGATAGAGATAAGGCTTCTCTAAAAACAGAATTGTTTAAGTCATTTTATGACGAACCAGTGGCGTTTATTGTAGATTATTTGAGAGATCTTCTTGACAAGACGTCAATAAATACTGAAGATAACCCAATCAAAACTATTTTAGCAGTGGGAGggttttcaaaatcaaaagttctaATAGACAAAATTAAGTCATCATTTCCTGATCTTGCAATCGTGGTACCTGCAGATGCCGATTTGGCCGTGCTAAAAGGAGCAATAATATATGCTTTTGAACCAGAATCTGTTACATGTCGTGTTTCCCAATATACATATGGGGTTCCAAACTTTACACCTTACGATGCAAGAGTTCATAAGGATAGACGAATATCTAGAATAGGTCCTCAAAGAAAACCAATGGTTGACGATTCATTTGATAAACATATTGAAATAGGACAGATTTTAGAAATCGGACAATTTCAACAAGAGCATGAATATTATCCTACTACCGAAGAACATAAATCAATCGTTCTGGATTTTTATGCATCAGAAGAAAAGAATCCTAAATTTACTGACGAAGAAAATTGCTATTGTTTAGGAATGCTTCATTTTGATATAACACGTCAAGCAAGAATATTTGTAAAACTTAATGCAAGTGGTACCGAACTAGTGGCTGTGGCAAGAGTAGACGGTGAAAATCAAGAAATTCAAGGCTATTTTAgtcttatataa